The genomic stretch TTCGGGCACCTACCACGTAGAACCTATTTCAAATTTATGAGTTATATTTGATCCCATCAATACTATATGTTCTACTGGtcctagtatatatatatatatatagtgaataaaataaagtaaaccgTTTTAAGCTGTTAAAAATGAATATGGTACAATAACTTGTTTGAATCTGTGAGTACCGGTAAACTctatgtaattaaatgttattttatctgGAATAATCAAGAAACTCTCAATCTTGAAATGATATTTTAGTTAAACTCGGGTCCGTATTTGCATAGCCAAGAATGCAAATTTGTCCagacatacatttattaaataacaaatatgagAAGTCTGATTAAATTATCAGTTTCGTATCataattgtcttttattttttatttcaaacctgATGTTCACAAAGATTTAAACTGtatctaattttatattagttatggAGAAGGagcaaataacagtatttttcaaTTACATCTATACTTACTTGTAAGTCAAATATAAGGTATGTCAATAGTGAggtatgtcaaaatatttattttgtgttaaataatgACACTCTACAGTTTTACTTACAGAACATCTCCTCTCCTTCCAGATCCCATATTTCTCGGCcctgaaacattttatatcatcACTATGAAATcatgaaacaaaatttgtcttAACTAATACGTTCTTCACAGTTTGTATAATTATCATTGGCatgagattaatttattttatttgtatgatttCTTGACAACGATAACCAGATACGTAAAACATAACTACgtgtatacatttaattataatttaattcatcttacaaatgaattaaatgaataaattacgtcttgaattattttttccatttatataaCAGCTCTCGAAATCTGCAAAATTTAATGCATCGATTAATATTTGTAGGTCAAGTTATTCTATAGTTGCATATTAGAAAATAGAAAAGTATTCCATTATCTTTGCAAAATAACTactttctaaacaaaataatttaacactGTGGTGATTTCATATTAATGTATCACACAAGCCTAACTGCAGGAACTGTTATCGAATAAATAACCGAAATATCATAGAAGAGTAATACgtggtaaaaaatacatttaatgtttagCAATAAGATGAACAGTACTATACCGTTATTTTGTCCCCAAGCTGTAATGGCATACAGAAGCATCAACAAAACCAATGCTACAGATACTCGTATGTTCATTGCTCCGGCTATTCCTCCAACTGAAGACTCCATAGAAAATTCAACCACGATCTTATATACCATGATTGCTCATTACTGTTTTGATAAGAACACAACATTTTCTTATCAGAGTAAATTGTTCGAGATTTCATCCAATTTAAAGAGAATTTATGGATTACAGGAATAGAACAATAACCAATTCATGTGTTCTGTCTCATTGTTTCGCTCACGCCTCATCTTCATCAATCATCCGGTTTCCACATCATTCATTAGTTGAAACTGATAAAGATAAACGTGACATGAGCCAAATTGAACACCTTGTTAGACCttgttagaatttattttaacaataagatTATCTTCTACGTGTTTCTTTTCAATATACCTTATAATGAGAACGTCACAGGAACTATTTTGTACATACCGTCCTAAGTGGTATTACCACTTAATACTGAAATAAGTTGTATGACTTGGAAAATATTTCCGTTCATGGAACAACTTTTGGACCAATTAATGCCTACTTCTTTCCTAACCTTTTCGATTTTTGTCTATTAGCTCTATATACGTCCTTATTATCAGATAGAAATTTAAAGTCAACGGGTGGCTGGAGCAAGACagactttttattattacctttgAGCTAACAAAAATGACTACGCAAAATTCTACAGCTTATATAGAATTGAATTGCCATAGCACAATTAGCctatattgtttcatttttgtaatggattttcattttattattggaTAATTGGTATCAAGCATCTTTCCCTACCAACTGACAAGTTTGGCCACTTAGGTGGTACAAACTGTTTGAATGATATTAAACTCCCGTCTGTTGGACGGAATTGAATTGGCTAATTCAATGGTATCGACGGTAAGATCGTTGCAGTCTGTATGTATAACATGTGTGTCATACTGTGTTTTACTTTATTAAGTTGCTTATCTTGAATTTCGAttggataatttttaataaagcaagtaaatatatatttgcttcCAGTGTAGTCTAACAGTGAGTCGGCGAAGTATTCTAGAGGAGCATTCGTCACTTTTGCAGCCCACCATGCCTTAATATACTAGGCTTGGACCCCAGTACGAACATTTAAATGGAACCGTAAATTTGACTTAAAATGTCACAAATCAAGTTCAATGAATATAGGCTAATTTGACAAATCTGCATCCAAATACTCCTCAATGGAAGCGTGGAACGCCGAAAAATATATCAATGGGAACCCTTATCCATCCGTTTCTAAACAACTTTACGACCCACCATGCATAGTAGTCAGTCACTTTTTTCTCTTTGAATAATCACTGATAACATTCGGTTAGTGATACTTCAGCTTCTCACGTGTACTATTGCTCACTGCCCACAATATATTGACTTTATTCAGAGTATTAACTCACTGAGTATTTCTACTGAGTGAATATCCGTCCGTTCTTTCTCAAAGAGTTCTCTGAAAATATGGCGTTTTATGGTTCCCTTTCTGATGCTTCCAGCTTTTAAACTGACCTAGTCTATCGATTCAAATTTAATATGTCTGTAAGTAACTCCTTTATACTGACATAACTATCTAATAACTGacatctaaaaaaatattctggaaaaatatttaagtaaaaacacgtaggaaaatattataatgtaacagTTTTACTGAACTAAATGGGTAAACAAACCTTTATTAAATTATGctaccgccagctcaagtccatgtctcgtcatccaggcattgacccgaatcattacctgattaaggcgtaactgtgccaagtccggcgtcctcgccgtgatgactgcagccacgtcatcagcataacccacgaggtagacgtcgtggggcatctcgaggcgaagcaaaccatcgtatgaaacattccataggtctgggccgagaatagacccttgagccgcaccggcagtgacctcttttgttctccttccatctttggtttcatacaatagccgtcggttcttcaggtagtcctgcacaatgaccaggagatagtcgggcacgctgaagtcccgctgcaacgcctctagcatttcctcccaccgagcagagttaaacgcgttctttacgtcaagtgtaaccaacagcacaatcggccgagcctggtgacaagctgtttcggcctgctggacggcaccaatgaatacaaaccttacaAGAAGCGCAAAGCTTATGGAGAATAGTCTGCCAAGTTGGTTTCCCGCCAAAACGAGCTTAGCGCGTCCGCCGCTAGGAGCGCTTGTTTCCCCCTCTTTCCCTCTCGCTCTAGCTTGTTCTCTCTCTCTGTCTAACTGGCCGCGCGCTGTCTTCTCATTCGCTCCCGCTCTGTCTTCTGTCTCACTCTAGCTCGCCACGCCACGAGCGCCCTTCACGCTGCCTAGCGGTGGATGCGCTAAGCttgccaaattcaaataaaaattggcaaactttttaacattggctttgcgcttcttataaggtttgtattcattgacggcactgatcacctctgtaatggcgctcagagttgagtgtcgctttcgaaagccatgctgccggggagagagatctccggcggcttcgatggacgactgcaacctgggtttcagtaacctttcatagagcttccccgcggtgtcaagcatacaaagtggcctgtatgccgacggggagttcggatcacttttgcctttgctgatcagcgccaacctagcaaccttccagcgcgacgggaacacacccgctaccaaacatgcattaaaaatGTTCAGCAGCAGtaaataatagtagtaaaataagtagtgtaaacagtaaatttatatcatattaaaattttaaagaaatttcggCAGAACCAAATACTGTTAGTTGCAATGCAATGGGTCACGATACAAGATAAAATCTCTTtgttatatctattatatatatatatatatatatatatatatatatatatatatatatatatatacatatactagtATTATATAGTAATGTACACATTTTGAATAAATCTAGTCAAAATGTAATTCAGCCGACTTCATAGATTATTAATAAAGGGTGTAAGACAATCATACTTTATTACTTTTCTCTTTTCGGTTACTAGGAATACATACATTTCTGTCTAGATTGTCCCGACATTCTCACATAGATTTTACTATAGGAAATTAGAGATTTGTATCAGTTCCTCCTCTTTCATTCTGCCCTCCTCCTCCACTTCCTCCTCTTCCACCGTTACCGCTCCGACCACCACttcctccacctcctcctccacCACCTCCTCCTCTTCCACTACTTCCATCTTGGCCACCACGTGCACCTCTTCCACAACTTCCACTCCCCCCTCCACCACTTCCTCCCCTTCCACCACGTCCTTCTCTTCCACTACCTCCTCTTCTTCCATCACTTCCTTGTCCCCCTTTCTCTCCCTTTCCACCATTACCACTCTGACCACCACTTCCTCCGGTTCCTCCACCACCACCTCCTCTTCCACTACTTCCATCTTGGCTACCACGTGCACCTCTTCCACCACTTCCTCCCCTTGCACCTCTTCCATCTCTTCCACTACCGTCTTTTCTTCTATCACTTCCTTGTCCCCCTTTCTCTCCCTTTCCACTATTACCACTCTGGCCACCACTTCCTCCGGTTCCTCCGTTTCTTCCTTCACCTACTCCTCCACCACCTCCTCCTCTTCCACTACTTCCATCATGGGCACCACGTGCACCTCTTCCACCAATTTCCCTCCCCCCTCCACCACTTCCTCCCCTTCCACCATTTCCTTCTCTTCCACTACCTCCTCTTCTTCTATCACTTCCCTGTCCCCCTTTCTCTCCCTTTCCACTATTACCACTCTGGCACCCACTTCCTCCGGTTCTTCCGCCTCCTCCTTCACTTCCTCCTCCACCACCTCCTCCACCACCTCCTCCTCTTCCACTACTTCCATCTTGGCCACCATGTGCACCTCTTCCACCACAACCTCCCCTTCCACCATTTACTTCTCTTTCACTACCATCTTGTCCACCAGTTCCATCGCTTCCATCACTTAAGTTGTCCATGTTGAACTCCACGTATTCtggaatataaatattgcaaCAATAACAGCCAGTTGACGATTACACTTTGTTGTAAGAAGcaggaataacaataaaaaataaattcctgcAAAAGAAAACTTGCACGTTTACTACAGTATACGAGGATCCAGGTTTGGTAAATTATCTCAGATATATCGCCTTATTTCTACAaagaatttatacaattttgtataggTTATCCAAAGATAATTATACCTGTAGGTTAGGAGGCAAGAAACTGTCGCtatcaaataaatttgtattgcagATCATAAAGCATGTATCTTAAGACTAATTTGCAATATTATGACCTCAGCTACAtcatatttggtatttttaaggCGTATCATAGATACTTATATATCGTgaccttaaatataattattacaactagtattttattgttgaaactaACCGTAATTAATGCTAACATACTTACAAGAAACGTTGgtgtttgttgattttaaaaactaaaagtataacaatgatttattattatgttactatAAAAGTCATATCAATGGATTATTGGTTATATATGATTACTTTTAGCACATTGACAAAGTAAATagcataaacaaaatattggGTAAAGTTTTAATCAAGGGctggaataattttatattgtatcagctgttttaaacttgATATACGCTCAGTTTTCTTACAGCCGCTGTCAATTTATGCACGTACAACTGCGCTAGTCAAGTATTGATCTATCTCTTAATTAGGATAAGGGATAATAGTctactaaatataaatgtattggaaatgtacttaaatttataGTGGTTGAAGTCTATTATATTTCTACTTGTCTGGAGAAAACTTCATAGGTCTAACCAAACGATTAGAACCTTTTAAAtgatcttttttatatttaattgtaattataacatttcatttatgaataaattagtgttttgaaattaaattaatttaaaaacaatctttttagTCGAAGAATTTAAAAGGCCTACACGATTTTAACAAGaacaataatttacataaatgttgattgtttataaacgttttatttttctgCAGCATTGGATGAACATCGCAGAATGAGGGTGGACGGTTTAAGTTgcactatttaaaacatttcgtTCCTTAGTGACTGGATTTCAAACCTTTCCTGTCTCGTTCAGTAGTCATAGTCTTATAGAACCGGAGTTATTACAGCCACTcggttattgttataaaactatatatatataatatatatggtatatatataaaatctctgaagtgttacataaattattacaaaatattaaacatacacattttgttagatttttgtcTATTTTCTGATTCTCCGAACGTTTACAAGCCGAGCTATGTGTCATGACACatacctttattgttttttttataatcttctattgtattaaatttattttcctctcAGGGATATTTCAGCTTTTCATGTTTAGCCTATTAAAGctgtattctttgtttgaaattagttttttatagtttagtaaataataaaagtatctaTCATAAGTTGCTCGAAAAAATCGGAAAATATTAGTTAAACGTCTGTAAATAAAAGTCTGCATGATAATTACTTTCCAGCAATAAATTcagtatttaacaaattaaaaatgaccATATGTACTAGAAAGTACAAAACCCAAAGAGGTAGTAGTGGCAAAAAAATTGGCTTTCAACACGTTCTGTAGATTTCGATTCATTTATTTACTTCACGTATATAATCGTCTTGTAATTTCTGTCTTATAATTAGCGACTCTTATTACCCCATTACCACAGTTAGTAgtgctgtaataaaatattcataagttacaaataattataatactccGATCAGCTGATGCTTTTGATTGAGAATGACCGGAGTGAACGGTCTTGTGACGTAGGGTTATACAGTTATAGCGTTTAGAGAGGTAAAccagcaaaaataaaatatcccttgTCAATAATATTTCACTAGATGAGTTGCCGTATTCACTCAAGTTAATTTAACTTAGGTTGTTATCACTTGTCAGTTTAATTTTCTATTACCGGGAATCATATGGTAAGTAAACTTTAAGAAAGAAAACGTGGAACGAacggattttatatatatatatatatatatatatatatatatatatatatatatatataaacacatacacTCAACGTTGACGTAATCTTCATCTCTTaatgaaaataagtatttttgctgtaatgaaaattaaatttggaaaatgtgttatattgtaagtatttaaataccAGTCGCATTATTATAATCTTAGcttgatgaagaaataaatagtCGGTCTTAATTCGAAAGACTTTGAACATAAAAATGAAGTCCTGAGTATAAATCCAGGGGAAATATTGGTAATATGAGATTTTAGACACAATtcaatccaaaattttaaattattaaatatacttaaatcgTTGGgtttgttcaaaaaatttaactttgaattagCTCTTGACCGGTACCATAAATAATAATGGTGTAagatataaaatcaattaataaagtaaaaaataaactctaaaaagGTTTTAGACCCTTTTGATCGCGTACACCACGGGAGCAATTTTATACTAGTATACAATTAGATGAAGAATCGTTATCCATCAAAATTTCATTCGTGTAGTGTTCTGCACTGTCCGTTACAACAGAGTGACGAAGTCAGTACATGCAGTTATTTTTAGACCTTATCTcacaacaaaaaattttaattttaaatgtggtaATCTCTCAAACATAATGAAttctaagtttaaattttttagaaacattaaagaataaaacTTTAGCCATAAAAAGTACTACAAAGGTACACATACATATTGGAACCACCCAATTATATTCAATAGATAcagtataaatgttaataatgaaCACTGCTTGTGAATACAAATTGTTATCCACGTAtgttttctcttttatttataaacgagACTAGAACTACTTCTGTTGATAAGCAGGAAAGTCACGTAACTCTGTAATTGGCTAACACTTTCAGGAGAGGAATAATGAGCAATATGAGGTTGTTATTCAGAATTGTGTTCAGCAAAACCTCGCTCGCTACTTGCTAATGAAAGAAAACCGATCCCTATCTGCCTCTATGGAAGATAACAGTTACTATTTTGTGGTCAAATTTACACCATCTACTAACTCTCTACTACCTACTAATTGTACCTATATTCGTATCGAAAATGGTACACATCGGCCTATTTGGGAGTCTCAATTTCTATCAGTCAAAAAGAGACTCTAGTTACATTGGTCTTACCATgttgaaaagaaacaaaaaacacagaataaactaATTGTATACAGGTGCAATATTATAATCATCTGACATATTCCAATTATCAAcacctgttataaaattaatttattcaatggATTGACTTCATACAAAGCTTGGACATTTTTAGCTTAACCTACAATGTCAGTTTCATAGTACGATAAATGGTTTGCAGCGTTTTATTGGCAAGGATTACTTATGAAAAATGGGATCAACAGAGCACGCATCTTGTAACGTACGGCaggttacaatattttcaatcaCTTTCTTGTCAGTCTAAGTTTTATTTCGATTTCAAACTAATTTTGCGAAGACCTCGggtcttgaaattttgaacatggctcttaatttataaaacacttcgATAATCTTCAATTAGCTACTTTACGTAATAATCACTTGTATATGCGCATGCTTgtgcttttgaaacagagagaATACTTTCTCTCTCCtgaaaatcaatagttttttgttactgGATAATAAGGTTTTTGTTCATTTGCATAGTTTTCCAGACACAGATGAACTCAATCATAAGGTGAACCTCTGTCTACTCGTATTCATTTATACTActttaatattgcaataaaaaaaaagcaGAAATCGATCTATTGGGAGTCGCTCTACGGGCCAGAATGTTGATCAATGATTGGCGAATGCAAGGCCTCCTACGCAACCCGAGGTCTGGCGTAAGTTTAACCGTGGATACTATGTTTTTGTGAGATAGTGACGAAAAGAGCAGTTTCTGTTTCCACAACCGGATTCGAGTTAGTCTTGCCTAAATGTATGCCTTTGTGATCCTACTAATTggtgggtgggggtggggggtggaAACTACGTTGAACCTGgtaatgtaagttttataattagaGGCATCATAGGCTAGCGTAGACGGCTTGCTTAGTTGAGAAAGTGGCTTGCTCTCTCCCTCATCACATAATGATTCTCGGTGTTCATTTTTAGGTCAATCGTCTCACAGACCACCAGACGGGAATTGGCACGAGCCAAAGATGATAATATGAAGATGAATATAAAGGGCATAGCTGCAAGAGACGTACTTGATGTATTACCGAAGACTGGAGGAACATTGATACTGCGGTCAATCAACACAGTTTATTCCAGAAGGTTAGTTCGTCAATTGGTCAAAAACAATAGGGAGTAATTGGCGTAAATGATAGCTGCACACATTAAAACATTCCTTGAAGTGCTGTAGTCCTTACCACAAATATTCACGAATGCGGTTTTATGCTTATACATCAGATAataccttaaataataaaatttaagttgaataatatctttaaaagtgGATAGTTCATTTAAAGATACAATATTATATCTTCACTAACCCATCGGATGAGACTTTCCTCTAAATGAACTGTGCTACCGGAGTGTGGAAGGAGATTTACCTACTCAACAACTCACACATCCAAATCTCTCTGGCAAATTCCTCGCCTCGAAAGAATTTTCGTTCATCTCTTATATAAGAggtaaggttttttttttattccgaACACTTTTTCAACACTTAAGGTTTTCGTAAGGTTTTCTTTTTCAACACTTTTCGACTTATTCGCGTATAAAATTTTCGTTTTCAggtaaaatattacgtttttagacgtttttttgaaaattattggaaaaatatacatttaatcgAAAAACCTGCGAAGAGCAAAATTATagcttataaaaaacaaaaaaaatcatgtatttatGATCCATCCAGACCCAATACAAATGGAATTCTTGCTTGTTGAAAGTTAATTGGTCTTTTCAAACGCCAAAATGGAAAGTTTCTACGTACAATGACCAAAACCCAATGCATTTTTCAGGGAAAACGCATATAACCTTTTTAAAGTCTTTTAAAAAcccttacttttatttttttaaataaaaatccctAGCATCAAAACTAAGCAAGTTATGAAGAGAATAATGTCAATTCCTATATCCTATATTCTCTCTTCCACCTTATTTGGACATGGTTGCCACTTTAGAATTCActttatttatgttcttataaTACGTTCTGGGTGTTTGATCAATTTAAAGtgcttatttttgaaaaaaaaaaaatgaacttgAAGTGAATCATTTTCGTAATTTAGCGAAAAATCgcttttcttcaaaataactcaaaaactaaTCATGATATGCGACATGTTTTAGAGTACAAAATCGTAGGTTTTTCTTTTCTGAAAATCTTAGcgttttatttatcttttgtaGGGTAAAAATTGAGTAAGATATGAACGTTTAAAGTTTGCGAGCGTTTGCGAAAAATTATTTAGATGAGCTTATAGCTCTTAATAAACTTACTAAATGATTTTTCGACGGACTTGATTGCTTAAAACTAAGCGAGTTATGGGGGAAAAACCAAAatcatattttgttgaaattttaacaCGTGTTATATACATATTGATTGATGAATACACATAGTggctatattttatgttttgttgaaTAATCATTTATATGCAGCATGTCCAACGAGTtacccgacaaacttctcagatGGTTTCCTCtcgtaaaaataatgaaaaaacacaTGTCCGGAAACAGTTTATTAGCAaactacggctagcgaaagatgtCGTCCGATTTTCTGggaaacaagaaataaattgaaactaaTGTTTTTATGGCTTACAGGTAGGTGTTCAGTTTATAGAATTCTTCCCAAACCTATAAGACCATTCATATCTGAGAGATCgggcaaaatatacaaaattcattaaatttttacatgAGTAATAAACACACAAACTTTTTAATGAAACGTCGAAGAGAATTTAAATCTGAAGAGAATGGAGAAAATAGGCCAATAATGTCTTTATGCGATATATTCTTCTAAATCATTGGAAATAGGCCACCCGAATTgctcaaaattaataatattcttccATTGCTTCACCTGATGTGATTCAAATTCAGCGTTCTTTAATAAaggtaaaaacaaatatttatttagcttttaGAAAAAGGGTACCTAATACTTACAAGATAAAGCTCAGATTTTCTACATTAGTTCAACAATTGAGGAGATTTTACATGCTGGTCAGTATTGTACGGCTCTTACTGTGCAACGTTATATGGGCAGGTAAAAGACATTCAGTTGAGcaaattgaaaaaagtaagtaACCTTTGAATGTCTcgaaaaaaattagatttgaattgttttatacaaactGATGTTAAGCTAGCCTTGCTCAACAATTGGAGCCTTAAATGAGCACATATAGGGTTTAGTTACAAAAGCAGTTGTGGCTAGGGAATAAAACTGTAAACCCATTTGATTGTGGGTGGCACAATATCGAAGGAGAATGCAACCCATTAAAACTCCGGATCAACCTGAACCTGATGAGTTATTAAGAATGATTTTTCGTAGCTGACAAAAGGGGTGCAGTTCAGCGTGTGGTTGCCGGAGGGTACGCAGCTGGAGTTTTACTACAATTCAGCATGCATAACATGTAATGGAGATATCTGCCACAACACGATTCCAATTATGGACCAAGAGGAAGACGAGATAGAAGACGAAGATGAGGTGGAAAGAAAGAGTGAGaagaaatattaattctttaaatttatattctgtaataataaaattaattatatgtatttttataatagtaaaagttgttaatttttttcaaataggaGTTGTTTTcacccataaaaataaaaaaaacaaccccGGACACAGAGTTATCTTTAACTAGAGAATAAGTaaacttaaatcaaaatttttatacaatttggtTTCACGGTTACTTAATAACAATTTcgatataattttgtaatggtaGCTATCATAAAGGGTGGTTTTTAGGGATcgaaattgtttaatatatacaaGAAACTGTCCATTGAGGT from Homalodisca vitripennis isolate AUS2020 chromosome 2, UT_GWSS_2.1, whole genome shotgun sequence encodes the following:
- the LOC124355739 gene encoding chromo domain-containing protein cec-1-like produces the protein MEEVQGEEVVEEVHVVAKMEVVEEEVVVEEPEEVVVRVVMVERERKGDKEVMEEEEVVEEKDVVEGEEVVEGGVEVVEEVHVVAKMEVVEEEEVVEEEVEEVVVGAVTVEEEEVEEEGRMKEEELIQISNFL